TTTGTGGGACTGCTacatgtatttaaattgttgtccgTATCTTCCCCAAGTTCCTCTTGGTGAATACCATTTTTTCCAATTAACTTGCTGTCTCAATAGACTTGCTGTTAATATATTGATTAGAGATCATTCTTTAGTTTTTCCCTAGCAAAAATATAGCTTATTGGGATATGTTCACTGTCGGCAAATTACTGAGTAATTGAAGTTGGACTACCGTCCAGTTTCTCTACCAGAAGCTGCTAACAAATTCATCTATGGGGGCATTTACTAGTTCTAAGAAAGGATTCAAATGCAATTGTCTGTTCAGTCTGTTCAGGTTATAATGTTGTCAAACAGTTTTGACTCAAAAGGAGGAGATTCTACGGAAGAAAATGACTTGTGTTGTGCTACTCTCACTCTGAGGTACATTAATCAAGTATTAATGAAAGATGACTTAGATGATGAGGCCTGCATGATCCAGGAGTCCACTCTCCATGCAGCTGAGAAATCCTTGTATGAAATGCTCAACAAATATCCTTCCTCATCGAATCAACATTTCCCCTACAAGGATACAAGCAGCATGTCAGATGATTATATTTCTCACAGTTCCAGCAAATCAGTTGAATCTGGCATAGTACCTCAATCTTTTCAGGTGCAAGTTGCCTCTAGTGATAACACCTCCCTGTCCAATTCTGGCCTGCTAGATCCTCAGGAGATGCTATCATTCTGGCCTGCTAGATCCTCGGGTGATACTAATATTGATGGGCTGGAGGAGTCTCTTGTGAATGTTCCTTTGGATAATCAATCTCGTTTTCCATTTAATGTAGGGACAGAGGAAAGAAAGATTAACCTCACAACTGCAGATTGTGGAATTTTGGAGGAACCGAAGGCAGAAAAGGATGAAAGGGGATTACCAGATAGTTTCCTGAAGGGAAGGAAAAATCTTGACTGGGAGGTGAGTGATTTAGGTGGAGGTGGAACTAAAAAGAAATCTGCAGTTTATGCTGACGAGTCCATTTTCCATGACTTGTTCAATAAGGCATTGTCATTATATGATGATGGAAAAAATGAGTCTTCATCAAAAATTACGAATGGTTCCTCGCCAAAATATGTAAGTAGGGAGCCTGATCGGCAAAATGGGAGAGCAAGAAAGTATTGTATCAGAAAGGGGACAAACAAAAGGGAAGCTGTTCGTATTAGGAGTCTCTTGATGCAATGTATGCAATTTGTGGCAGCCAATGATCAGAAGAGTGCATGTGAGCTATTGAAACAGATAAGGGCATCTTCTACTCCTTGGGGTAAGGGATACCAAAGGTTGGCACATTACTTCGCTAACAGCCTCGAGGCACGTCTTATGGGTGGCGGGGCAGTGGAATATAAAACACTTGCTGCTTGGAATATGACGGATACTGAAATGTTGAAAGCTTATAAGATGTGCCTTGCAGAATTACCAACCATGAAGGTCTCCTTTTATTTTGCTAGCGAGATGATTATGCAAGTGATTGGTAAAGCAACCAGAGTTCACATTATTGATTTTGGTACTTCAATGGGTCTGCAATGGTCCATCCTCATTCAGCGTCTATCAACAAGAACTGGTGGACCTCCGAATCTCCGAATCACAGGAATAGACCTTCCCCAAGCTGGTTTCCGGCCAGATGCCAGGGCCAGGCAAACTGGACTCTGCTTAGCGAACTACTGTGAAAGGATTGGTTTTCCATTTCAATACAAGGGCATTGCTCAAAAATGGGAAACTTTAACTGTTGAGGATCTTGGAATTGAGAAAGATGAGGTGCTCGTTGTGAACTGCCTCTACTTTTTAGCATATTTGATCGATGATACAACTATGGAGCATAGTCCACGGGATGCTGTCCTTAACTTAATAAAAAGGATAAATCCAGATATTTTCGTTTATGGAATATCTAATGCGGCCATGAACTCTCCCTTTTTCATCTCAAGATTTCGTGAGGCTCTCTTCTACTACTCTACATTGTTTAATATGTTCGAGAGTTGTTTGCCCTGTGAAAGTCAAGAGAGGATGGTGTTTGAGAGGGAAATATGGGggatgaaaattttgaacactATAGCATGCGAAGGATTAGAGAGGGTTGAAAGGCTAGAGACATACAGAGATTGGCATTTTCGAACATTGAGGGCTGGGTTCAAGCAGCTTCCTTTAAAccaagagatgatgaagaaagtCAGAGCTATGGTCAAATCAAACTATCACAAGGACTTCTCTATGGATGAGGATAAACAGTGGATGTTAGAAAGATGGAAGGGGAAAGTTTTATCTGCGTACTCCTGTTGGAAACCTGCCTAGTAGGATGGCTCTTCAATTTGCATAGAAGTATGCCCCTTCATATTTAGGTTTTATTCCTTTATGTGTCTCTATACCTCTATATGTCACTATTTTTCATTGATCTCTTGTATTTCCGCACTTACTACACTCACTGGTTGTCTCTGTAGGTGAGCTTTTATGGTGGAAAGTGAATCAATTGGGAGTTGATTCCAATCTCCTTCAACATTTGTCCAGGTGGGTTCTTGTTTACTTATCCCTCCTCCTGTTACGCAATTTGTGTTCAGTTCTCATCTTCTTCGCGAGTTCGAGTTGTAATCCCTAGTGTAACTCCTCTGTAAAACTTTAACCTTCACATCATCCACCTGCATCCTTCAATCCAAAACCACCTCATTCAGTCATCATCACACCAATGATTTGGTTTTGATGTAAGTGGCCCTGACCACTTATCTTGTCAGCGGCCACCACTAAAGAAGCTGACATTTCACCCACTTGCCCTCACTCTCACATGCAATGTCAGTTTCTTAGTTTGGCCACGAGTATCCCCATGTTTCTATTCTAGTTAGTGTTATTCTTGATTTGGTTTGTCATCCTTATTCCATAATTGGTTATACTCAATTCATTGTTAGCCCAATTGGGTTAAtttggttaaagcccaattgaGCTAGGTTTGACCCAATTCCAATATTGACTTGTGACCCATCATCTAGTTGACCCAAACTCAATCTGTTGACCTGCCTAGCCAACAGGGTCAGGTTGACATCAACGATGACCTCATCTCGTTGACGTCCACGCCTGTCCAGGTTGTCATTTCGCTCCATTTTTTTC
This genomic stretch from Diospyros lotus cultivar Yz01 chromosome 1, ASM1463336v1, whole genome shotgun sequence harbors:
- the LOC127797052 gene encoding scarecrow-like protein 14, producing MLSNSFDSKGGDSTEENDLCCATLTLRYINQVLMKDDLDDEACMIQESTLHAAEKSLYEMLNKYPSSSNQHFPYKDTSSMSDDYISHSSSKSVESGIVPQSFQVQVASSDNTSLSNSGLLDPQEMLSFWPARSSGDTNIDGLEESLVNVPLDNQSRFPFNVGTEERKINLTTADCGILEEPKAEKDERGLPDSFLKGRKNLDWEVSDLGGGGTKKKSAVYADESIFHDLFNKALSLYDDGKNESSSKITNGSSPKYVSREPDRQNGRARKYCIRKGTNKREAVRIRSLLMQCMQFVAANDQKSACELLKQIRASSTPWGKGYQRLAHYFANSLEARLMGGGAVEYKTLAAWNMTDTEMLKAYKMCLAELPTMKVSFYFASEMIMQVIGKATRVHIIDFGTSMGLQWSILIQRLSTRTGGPPNLRITGIDLPQAGFRPDARARQTGLCLANYCERIGFPFQYKGIAQKWETLTVEDLGIEKDEVLVVNCLYFLAYLIDDTTMEHSPRDAVLNLIKRINPDIFVYGISNAAMNSPFFISRFREALFYYSTLFNMFESCLPCESQERMVFEREIWGMKILNTIACEGLERVERLETYRDWHFRTLRAGFKQLPLNQEMMKKVRAMVKSNYHKDFSMDEDKQWMLERWKGKVLSAYSCWKPA